A stretch of the Conger conger chromosome 3, fConCon1.1, whole genome shotgun sequence genome encodes the following:
- the LOC133124704 gene encoding glutathione S-transferase kappa 1-like — MHFQMASTRKVIELFYDVVSPYNWFAFEVLCRYRSVWNMDLKLRPAFLSGILHGSGNTTPSLLPRKCSYMRKEMARLEPYFRVPILIPNDPIGSMVKKGSLSAMRFITAVDESRDGGQAEVENVSRELWKRIWGHDEDITLPASLSEAGLKAGLSPYEIEKLLRLASSKKIKDKLKSTTQEALDYGAFGLPFMICHVKGQKEAFFGSDRFEIMAQCIGEQWMGPQPDKMSAKM, encoded by the exons ATGCATTTTCAGATGGCGAGCActagaaaagtaattgaactTTTCTATGATGTTGTATCCCCTTACAACTGGTTTGCATTTGAG GTCCTCTGTCGCTACAGAAGTGTCTGGAATATGGACCTTAAACTCCGCCCAGCCTTTTTATCAGGCATCTTACATGGATCTG GCAACACAACGCCAAGTCTACTCCCAAGAAAATGTTCTTACATGAGAAAGGAAATGGCACGGCTTGAGCCTTACTTCAGAGTTCCTATTCTTATCCCTAATGACCCCATTGGAAGTATGGTCAAGAAAG GCTCCCTGTCAGCGATGCGCTTCATCACAGCAGTGGACGAGAGCAGGGATGGCGGACAGGCGGAGGTGGAGAACGTGTCCCGGGAGCTGTGGAAGAGGATATGGGGTCATGACGAAGACATCACCCTCCCGGCCTCACTCTCTGAG GCAGGTCTGAAGGCAGGACTTTCTCCTTATGAAATAGAGAAGCTTTTGCGACTGGCCAGCTCTAAGAAAATCAAGGACAAGTTGAAGAGCACAACCCAGGAAGCATTGGATTACGGG GCATTTGGATTACCTTTCATGATATGCCATGTTAAAGGGCAGAAGGAGGCCTTCTTTGGGTCAGATCGATTCGAGATCATGGCACAGTGCATTG gGGAGCAGTGGATGGGACCTCAGCCGGACAAGATGAGTGCGAAAATGTGA